From Drosophila yakuba strain Tai18E2 chromosome 2L, Prin_Dyak_Tai18E2_2.1, whole genome shotgun sequence, one genomic window encodes:
- the LOC6528857 gene encoding defensin, which produces MKFFVFVAIVFALLACMVQAQPVSDVDSISEDHPLVHEDAHQEVVQHSRQKRATCDLLSKWNWNHTACAGHCIAKGFKGGYCNDKAVCVCRN; this is translated from the coding sequence ATGAAGTTCTTCGTTTTCGTGGCCATCGTTTTTGCTCTGCTTGCTTGCATGGTGCAGGCTCAGCCCGTTTCCGATGTGGATTCGATTTCGGAGGATCACCCTCTGGTGCACGAGGATGCCCACCAGGAGGTGGTGCAGCACAGCCGCCAGAAACGAGCCACCTGCGACCTACTCTCTAAGTGGAACTGGAACCACACCGCCTGCGCCGGCCACTGCATTGCCAAGGGGTTCAAAGGCGGTTACTGCAACGACAAGGCCGTCTGTGTTTGCCGCAATTGA
- the LOC6528853 gene encoding lysophospholipid acyltransferase 1 isoform X1: MLEPPKFIENDCYNGSRTFTWLADMVGLSVDLVNFLICQISALFLASLFRSMLHPSKVSSKLRHTFALSIGLAFGYFCFGQQAIHIAGLPAICYIVIRTQDPRIVQRAVLLVAMSYLLCVHLMRQLYDYGSYALDITGPLMIITQKVTSLAFSIHDGFVRGDEELTKAQQYHAIRKMPSALEYFSYVWHFQSILAGPLVFYKDYIEFVEGYNLLSTPPGNGNLDVSKREVVLEPTPTKAVIRKVIGSLVCAFIFMKFVKIYPVKAMKEDDFMDNTSMVYKYWYAMMATTCIRFKYYHAWLLADAICNNSGLGFTGYDKDGNSKWDLISNINVLSFEFSTNMRDAINNWNCGTNRWLRTLVYERVPKQYGTLLTFALSAVWHGFYPGYYLTFATGAVVVTAARIGRRLFRHRFQSTQVTRMFYDILTCLITRVVLGYATFPFVLLEFMGSIKLYLRFYLCLHIISLVTIFILPKFIRGERRLRTSNGNGNVRLSGSGNAKDAVTTSVESTAALSAGNDLNEDREEEKHSQCKVNTPTHQQPAAGLHKTTVEQPIEQPNNINLRPRPQQQQPHHEKKVLPTCARDAVSVPHDQCEMDQLSSKLKEKIEAETKNIEEFIDKTVTETVSGIVEFKNDLMRDIEFPKLKLPGSNGGISLDSSNGGGLRKRNISSVHDNGKDPGHATADLHPPLEDNGAAFLKKEIEVINAVVQQAVPAVLSNGHAK; encoded by the exons ATGCTAGAACCGCCGAAATTCATCGAGAATGATTGCTACAACGGCAGCCGGACCTTCACTTGGCTCGCAGACATGGTGGGCCTCTCTGTGGACTTG GTCAACTTTTTGATTTGCCAAATATCGGCTCTCTTCCTGGCCTCGCTCTTCCGGTCGATGCTGCATCCTTCAAAGGTTTCAAGCAAATTACGCCATACGTTCGCTCTATCGATTGGTCTGGCTTTCGGCTACTTTTGCTTTGGTCAGCAGGCAATCCACATTGCAGGATTGCCGGCAATATGTTACATCGTCATCCGCACCCAAGATCCGCGCATTGTCCAGAG AGCCGTCCTCCTGGTAGCCATGAGTTATCTGCTGTGCGTGCATCTGATGCGCCAGCTATACGACTACGGATCCTATGCTTTGGACATAACCGGGCCCTTAATGATCATCACTCAGAAGGTAACCAGCCTGGCGTTCAGTATTCACGATGGCTTTGTGAGGGGCGATGAG GAACTCACCAAGGCGCAACAGTACCATGCCATTCGCAAAATGCCCTCTGCTTTGGAATACTTCTCCTACGTGTGGCACTTCCAAAGCATCCTAGCCGGTCCTCTTGTTTTTTACAAGGACTACATCGAGTTTGTCGAAGGCTACAATTTGCTGAGCACTCCACCGGGCAAT GGAAATCTCGACGTCAGCAAGAGAGAAGTGGTGCTGGAACCTACGCCTACTAAAGCGGTAATACGTAAAGTGATTGGTAGCCTTGTGTGCGCTTTCATCTTCATGAAGTTCGTGAAAATATATCCCGTAAAAGCCATGAAGGAGGATGACTTTATGGACAATACCAGCATGGTCTACAAGTACTGGTACGCCATGATGGCTACCACGTGCATACGCTTTAAGTATTATCACGCGTGGCTCCTAGCGGATGCCATATGCAACAACTCAGGTCTAGGTTTTACCGGCTACGATAAGGATGGCAATTCCAAGTGGGACCTGATATCCAACATCAATGTACTGTCGTTCGAG TTTTCAACGAACATGCGTGATGCCATCAACAACTGGAACTGCGGTACAAACCGCTGGCTGCGAACGCTTGTCTATGAACGGGTGCCCAAGCAGTACGGCACGCTCCTTACCTTCGCCCTCAGCGCCGTCTGGCACGGCTTCTATCCGGGCTACTACTTGACCTTCGCCACCGGCGCAGTTGTTGTGACAGCTGCGCGCATCGGCCGGCGACTCTTCCGTCACCGTTTCCAGAGCACGCAGGTCACGCGAATGTTTTACGACATCCTCACCTGCCTGATCACACGCGTCGTACTGGGTTACGCCACATTCCCATTCGTTCTGCTTGAATTTATG GGCAGCATCAAATTGTACCTGAGATTTTATTTGTGCCTTCACATCATTTCACTAGTGaccatatttattttacccAAGTTTATACGCGGCGAACGCCGACTTCGGACGTCGAATGGCAACGGAAACGTGCGCTTGTCGGGCAGCGGCAATGCCAAGGATGCAGTGACCACTAGTGTGGAGTCTACAGCAGCCTTATCCGCAGGAAATGATCTCAACGAGGATAGAGAGGAGGAAAAACACTCTCAATGTAAAGTCAACACGCCCACACACCAGCAGCCAGCTGCTGGCCTACACAAGACAACCGTAGAACAACCAATCGAGCAACCAAACAATATAAATCTtcgaccacgcccacagcagcagcagccacatcacGAGAAGAAGGTACTGCCCACATGCGCCCGGGACGCCGTTAGTGTTCCTCACGACCAATGCGAGATGGATCAGTTGTCCAGCAAGCTTAAGGAGAAGATCGAGGCAGAGACCAAAAACATAGAGGAGTTTATTGATAAGACTGTTACCGAAACCGTAAGCGGCATAGTGGAGTTCAAAAACGACCTGATGCGGGACATCGAGTTCCCCAAGCTAAAGCTACCCGGCAGCAACGGCGGAATTTCTTTGGACTCTTCAAATGGCGGTGGGCTGCGCAAACGCAACATATCCTCTGTCCATGACAATGGCAAAGATCCTGGCCATGCTACCGCTGACCTCCATCCTCCCCTCGAGGATAACGGCGCCGCCTTTCTAAAGAAGGAGATCGAGGTAATCAACGCGGTGGTGCAACAAGCAGTGCCGGCAGTGCTTAGCAACGGTCACGCAAAATAG
- the LOC6528856 gene encoding protein seele, protein MLTKALVLFGLLALAQGYSFTSREVKCHVCKAVVTELEEAIAKEDPHKMADVSGFRLDAQGNSISKKVRLVKSEMFLTELMEKICEKMDDYLKATYKSNGKFTLLKMIINGQMNPDSSLVDFVQDGDLNKSLGHFCNEVLEDNDEIFVKAFQAEELGNDLDIKICSEQARYCDESPVQEEYDFDGKEEL, encoded by the exons ATGCTGACGAAGGCGCTAGTCCTGTTCGGCCTGCTGGCCTTGGCCCAAGGTTACAGCTTCACCTCCCGCGAGGTCAAGTGTCACG TGTGCAAGGCCGTAGTTACGGAGCTGGAGGAGGCCATTGCCAAGGAGGACCCCCACAAGATGGCCGATGTCAGTGGATTCCGGCTGGACGCTCAGGGAAATTCGATCAGCAAGAAAGTTCGCCTTGTGAAATCTGAGATGTTCCTTACCGAATTGATGGAGAAGATCT GTGAAAAAATGGACGACTACTTAAAAGCAACCTATAAGAGCAACGGGAAATTCACACTCCTGAAGATGATCATTAACGGTCAGATGAATCCCGACTCCTCTTTGGTTGACTTTGTGCAAGATGGCGATCTCAACAAGAGCCTGGGTCACTTCTGCAACGAAGTCCTGGAGGACAACGATGAGATCTTTGTTAAAGCCTTCCAGGCCGAAGAGCTCGGCAACGATTTGGACATCAAAATCTGCTCGGAACAAGCCAGGTACTGCGACGAATCGCCAGTCCAGGAGGAATACGACTTTGACGGCAAAGAGGAGCTGTAG
- the LOC6528854 gene encoding cytochrome c oxidase subunit 7C, mitochondrial, with protein sequence MLGRSSVIARNFSQSMVRFSGHGGVPGENLPFGLTNKYRITALFTIGCVLGFGSPFLIVRHQLLKK encoded by the exons atgttagGCCGCAGCAGTGTGATTGCACGCAACTTTTCCCAGTCGATGGTTCGCTTTAGCGGACATGGCGGAGTTCCCGGCGAA AATCTTCCCTTTGGACTGACCAACAAGTACAGGATCACCGCTCTGTTCACCATCGGCTGTGTCTTGGGTTTCGGATCGCCCTTCCTGATCGTCAGGCACCAGCTGCTCAAGAAGTAA
- the LOC6528853 gene encoding lysophospholipid acyltransferase 1 isoform X2, whose translation MLEPPKFIENDCYNGSRTFTWLADMVGLSVDLVNFLICQISALFLASLFRSMLHPSKVSSKLRHTFALSIGLAFGYFCFGQQAIHIAGLPAICYIVIRTQDPRIVQRAVLLVAMSYLLCVHLMRQLYDYGSYALDITGPLMIITQKVTSLAFSIHDGFVRGDEELTKAQQYHAIRKMPSALEYFSYVWHFQSILAGPLVFYKDYIEFVEGYNLLSTPPGNGNLDVSKREVVLEPTPTKAVIRKVIGSLVCAFIFMKFVKIYPVKAMKEDDFMDNTSMVYKYWYAMMATTCIRFKYYHAWLLADAICNNSGLGFTGYDKDGNSKWDLISNINVLSFEFSTNMRDAINNWNCGTNRWLRTLVYERVPKQYGTLLTFALSAVWHGFYPGYYLTFATGAVVVTAARIGRRLFRHRFQSTQVTRMFYDILTCLITRVVLGYATFPFVLLEFMGSIKLYLRFYLCLHIISLVTIFILPKFIRGERRLRTSNGNGNVRLSGSGNAKDAVTTSVESTAALSAGNDLNEDREEEKHSQSAAATSREEGTAHMRPGRR comes from the exons ATGCTAGAACCGCCGAAATTCATCGAGAATGATTGCTACAACGGCAGCCGGACCTTCACTTGGCTCGCAGACATGGTGGGCCTCTCTGTGGACTTG GTCAACTTTTTGATTTGCCAAATATCGGCTCTCTTCCTGGCCTCGCTCTTCCGGTCGATGCTGCATCCTTCAAAGGTTTCAAGCAAATTACGCCATACGTTCGCTCTATCGATTGGTCTGGCTTTCGGCTACTTTTGCTTTGGTCAGCAGGCAATCCACATTGCAGGATTGCCGGCAATATGTTACATCGTCATCCGCACCCAAGATCCGCGCATTGTCCAGAG AGCCGTCCTCCTGGTAGCCATGAGTTATCTGCTGTGCGTGCATCTGATGCGCCAGCTATACGACTACGGATCCTATGCTTTGGACATAACCGGGCCCTTAATGATCATCACTCAGAAGGTAACCAGCCTGGCGTTCAGTATTCACGATGGCTTTGTGAGGGGCGATGAG GAACTCACCAAGGCGCAACAGTACCATGCCATTCGCAAAATGCCCTCTGCTTTGGAATACTTCTCCTACGTGTGGCACTTCCAAAGCATCCTAGCCGGTCCTCTTGTTTTTTACAAGGACTACATCGAGTTTGTCGAAGGCTACAATTTGCTGAGCACTCCACCGGGCAAT GGAAATCTCGACGTCAGCAAGAGAGAAGTGGTGCTGGAACCTACGCCTACTAAAGCGGTAATACGTAAAGTGATTGGTAGCCTTGTGTGCGCTTTCATCTTCATGAAGTTCGTGAAAATATATCCCGTAAAAGCCATGAAGGAGGATGACTTTATGGACAATACCAGCATGGTCTACAAGTACTGGTACGCCATGATGGCTACCACGTGCATACGCTTTAAGTATTATCACGCGTGGCTCCTAGCGGATGCCATATGCAACAACTCAGGTCTAGGTTTTACCGGCTACGATAAGGATGGCAATTCCAAGTGGGACCTGATATCCAACATCAATGTACTGTCGTTCGAG TTTTCAACGAACATGCGTGATGCCATCAACAACTGGAACTGCGGTACAAACCGCTGGCTGCGAACGCTTGTCTATGAACGGGTGCCCAAGCAGTACGGCACGCTCCTTACCTTCGCCCTCAGCGCCGTCTGGCACGGCTTCTATCCGGGCTACTACTTGACCTTCGCCACCGGCGCAGTTGTTGTGACAGCTGCGCGCATCGGCCGGCGACTCTTCCGTCACCGTTTCCAGAGCACGCAGGTCACGCGAATGTTTTACGACATCCTCACCTGCCTGATCACACGCGTCGTACTGGGTTACGCCACATTCCCATTCGTTCTGCTTGAATTTATG GGCAGCATCAAATTGTACCTGAGATTTTATTTGTGCCTTCACATCATTTCACTAGTGaccatatttattttacccAAGTTTATACGCGGCGAACGCCGACTTCGGACGTCGAATGGCAACGGAAACGTGCGCTTGTCGGGCAGCGGCAATGCCAAGGATGCAGTGACCACTAGTGTGGAGTCTACAGCAGCCTTATCCGCAGGAAATGATCTCAACGAGGATAGAGAGGAGGAAAAACACTCTCAAT cagcagcagccacatcacGAGAAGAAGGTACTGCCCACATGCGCCCGGGACGCCGTTAG
- the LOC6528855 gene encoding cytochrome c oxidase subunit 7C, mitochondrial, producing the protein MWPTLRNPICMFRGPLKRYGSGYSGGTPGVNLPFGLDSPMRFSLFYLIAGIVGFGAPFLVIRHQMLRNVTEDPKEE; encoded by the exons atGTGGCCCACTCTTCGCAATCCCATTTGCATGTTTAGAGGGCCGCTGAAGCGTTATGGAAGTGGATATTCAGGCGGCACTCCTGGAGTG AATTTACCCTTTGGCTTGGATAGTCCGATGCGCTTCTCACTATTTTACCTGATTGCGGGAATCGTGGGCTTTGGAGCTCCATTCCTAGTGATTCGTCACCAGATGCTTCGTAATGTAACCGAGGATCC CAAGGAGGAATAA
- the LOC26534765 gene encoding mucin-2, with translation MNLSSLFLLALVASVAIGASSAHRINRPEQKPPKESCQVTTTPPPCGKETTTTTTCSPTTTTCSSTTTTTTTTTTTTTTTTTTTITTTTTTTTTTATTTTTCSPTTTTTPQEEPCEPNEPSTPTPPAPTPCEPNESSTPSPSSPSEPNEPITPTSSSPSEPNESSTPTPSSTSEPNEPSTPTAPAPTPCEPNEPSTPSPSSPSEPNEPITPTPSSPSEPSEPSTPTPAPPSPCEPNDSTTPPPSPCETTTTTTTTTTTTTTTTTTTTTTTTTTTTTTTTTTTTTTTTNTTTTTCSPITTTTPQEEPCKPNELSTPTSSSPSEPNEPSTPTPAPPSPCEPNESTTPQPSPCETTTTTTTTTTTTTTTTTTTTTTTTTTTTTTTTTTTTTTTTTTTTTTTTTTTTTTTTTTTTTTTTCSPTTTTTPQEEPCVPNEPSTPTPPAPTPCEPNEPSTPTPSSPSEPNEPSTPTPPAPTPCEPNEPSTPTPSSPSEPNEPSTPTPSSPSEPNEPSTPTPSSPSEPSESSTPTPSSPSEPNEPSTPSPAPPSPCEPVSTTPPPSPCETTTTTTTTTTTTTTTTTTTTTTTTTTTTTCSPTTTTTPQEEPCEPNEPSTPTPPAPTPCEPNEPTPTPSSPSEPNEPSTPTPSSPSEPSESSTPTPSSPSEPNEPSTPTPAPPSPCEPVSTTPPPSPCETTTTTTTTTTTTTTTTTTTTTTTTTTTTTTTTTTTTACIPTTTTTTPQQQPCKSATTTTPKQAPCEPTTTSTPPPCARKTTSPPPCEETTTPACRTERDQSGLAQLIPKPIKDLFAGSSSSTKATPSIGFSAMCAGRADGSIVQDPNHCRRYYECRAGRRLLRKCRAGLWYDSEAGECLPRSQVLNCPAQRN, from the exons ATGAATCTGT CAAGCCTTTTTCTTCTGGCCCTTGTGGCATCAGTCGCTATCGGCGCAAGCTCTGCCCATAGAATAAACAGGCCCGAACAGAAACCCCCAAAGGAGTCGTGTCAGGTCACCACCACACCTCCACCGTGTGGTAAGGAAAccacgacaacgacaacgtgTTCCCCAACAACCACAACGTGTTCCTCAACTACCACGACCACCACAACTACGacaacaaccacaactacgacgacgacaacaacaatcacCACCACAACAACGACTACAACAACCacggcgacaacaacaacaacgtgttccccaacaacaaccactacCCCACAAGAGGAACCCTGCGAACCCAACGAGCCGTCAACGCCTACCCCACCTGCACCTACGCCTTGTGAGCCCAACGAGTCGTCAACTCCCTCTCCATCCTCTCCCTCTGAGCCCAACGAGCCTATAACTCCCACTTCATCCTCTCCCTCTGAGCCCAACGAGTCGTCAACTCCCACCCCATCATCTACCTCTGAGCCCAACGAGCCGTCAACGCCTACTGCACCCGCACCTACGCCTTGTGAGCCCAACGAGCCGTCAACTCCCTCTCCATCCTCTCCCTCTGAGCCCAACGAGCCTATAACTCCCACTCCATCCTCTCCCTCTGAGCCCAGCGAGCCGTCAACTCCCACTCCAGCCCCACCTTCTCCTTGTGAGCCAAACGACTCGACAACTCCGCCACCTTCACCTTGCGAAACGACCACCActacgacaacaacaacaactacaacaacgaCGACCACCACAACAACGACGACCACCACTACGACTACCACCACTacgaccaccaccacaacaacaactacaacgacgaccaacacaacaacaacaacgtgTTCCCCAATAACAACCACTACCCCACAGGAGGAACCCTGCAAGCCAAACGAGCTGTCGACACCAACATCATCCTCTCCCTCTGAGCCCAACGAACCGTCAACTCCCACTCCAGCCCCACCTTCTCCTTGTGAGCCAAACGAGTCGACAACTCCGCAACCTTCACCATGTGAGacgacaacaacgacgaccaccacaacgacgacgacaaccacTACTacgacaacaacgacgaccaccacaacgacgacgacaacaacgacgaccaccacaacgacgacgacaaccacaacgacgACGACTACCACTACAACAACGACGactactacaacaacaacaaccaccacaacaacgacaacaacaacatgttccccaacaacaaccactacCCCACAAGAGGAACCCTGCGTGCCTAACGAGCCGTCAACGCCTACCCCACCCGCACCTACGCCTTGTGAGCCCAACGAGCCGTCAACTCCCACTCCATCCTCTCCCTCTGAGCCCAACGAGCCGTCAACACCTACCCCACCCGCACCTACGCCTTGTGAGCCCAACGAGCCGTCAACTCCTACTCCATCCTCTCCCTCTGAGCCCAACGAGCCGTCAACCCCTACTCCATCCTCTCCCTCTGAGCCCAACGAGCCGTCAACCCCTACTCCATCCTCTCCCTCTGAGCCCAGCGAGTCGTCGACTCCAACACCTTCCTCTCCCTCTGAACCCAACGAGCCTTCAACTCCCTCTCCAGCCCCACCATCTCCCTGTGAGCCAGTGTCCACAACTCCACCACCTTCACCTTGTGAGACGACCACCACTACAACAACGACGAccactacaacaacaacgacaaccacaaccacGACCACGACAacaaccaccacaacaacaacgtgttccccaacaacaaccactacCCCACAAGAGGAACCCTGTGAGCCCAACGAGCCGTCAACACCTACCCCACCCGCACCTACGCCTTGTGAGCCCAACGAGCCAACTCCTACTCCATCCTCTCCCTCTGAGCCCAACGAGCCGTCAACCCCTACTCCATCCTCTCCCTCTGAGCCCAGCGAGTCGTCGACTCCAACACCTTCCTCTCCCTCTGAACCCAACGAGCCTTCAACTCCCACTCCAGCCCCACCATCTCCCTGTGAGCCAGTGTCCACAACTCCACCACCTTCACCTTGTGAGACGaccacaactacaacaacgaccaccacaacaacgacgaccaccacaacaacgacaaccaccacaacaacaaccacgactaccacaacaacaaccacgaCGACAACAGCGTGTATACCAACAACGACAACCACTACTCCACAACAGCAACCTTGTAAGtcagccaccaccaccaccccaaaACAGGCACCGTGCGAACCAACAACCACGTCAACACCCCCTCCCTGTGCTCGCAAAACCACCTCCCCACCACCGTGCGAAGAGACAACGACACCTGCCTGCAGAACTGAGCGTGATCAGAGTGGTCTAGCTCAATTGATTCCCAAGCCAATTAAAGATCTCTTCGCTGGTTCGAGCTCCAGCACCAAAGCTACTCCTTCGATCGGATTCAGTGCCATGTGTGCTGGTCGCGCGGACGGAAGTATTGTCCAGGACCCTAATCATTGCAGGAGGTACTATGAATGCCGCGCTGGCCGTCGCCTGCTGCGCAAGTGTCGCGCCGGTTTGTGGTACGATTCAGAGGCGGGAGAGTGCCTGCCACGCAGCCAAGTGTTGAACTGCCCGGCACAACGTAACTGA
- the LOC6528852 gene encoding uncharacterized protein LOC6528852 — protein MEQINEDIWINILKYLPMCDQFSLVQVNESICSYVKYQWGHLKTVTLYRRDLEFLDRNRKLMQECLGGWSATVEHLHLPSASSDLLRKWTEYSFPHLRSLVCHMDYNLEEADEETLLLTKLFPLLTRLSLTSSTTGRHLWHWRHLKELNLTWCEYLDPDHFQEIFGSLQLTKLTMLYYGYNVNLGEKVVDIARCTTLEELHLDDHHLLGDFLPRLMNLPHFRRLAFYTRDYYEFLLSSVVRHKPLKVQSLLFNDSFWSSERVAESILHMTNLRRLVLQEDDIDSQQLHSICHKLPNLEELHLLAMREVPSPSHLWNSVGHCHLLRILNLSSTKLSSQSVDLKNPCLSKVLLNRRIPLTLHLHNTGLDPSKVLRDCDCASLRISFEPIHLNIWSSRFVEIEFSPDL, from the exons ATGGAGCAAATTAATGAAGATATATGGATAAATATACTAAAGTACCTGCCGATGTGCGATCAGTTCTCGCTGGTCCAAGTCAACGAGAGTATATGCTCCTACGTGAAGTATCAATGGGGTCACCTCAAAACAGTAACCCTGTACCGCAGGGATCTGGAATTTCTGGACCGGAATAGGA AACTGATGCAGGAATGTCTGGGCGGCTGGTCAGCAACGGTGGAGCATCTGCATCTGCCAAGTGCCAGCAGTGATTTGCTTAGGAAGTGGACCGAGTACAGCTTTCCCCACCTCCGATCGCTGGTCTGCCACATGGACTACAATCTCGAGGAGGCGGACGAGGAGACCCTTCTGCTGACCAAGTTGTTTCCGCTCCTGACCAGACTGTCACTCACTAGCAGCACCACTGGTCGTCATTTGTGGCACTGGAGGCATCTGAAGGAGCTGAATCTCACCTGGTGTGAGTATCTGGACCCGGATCACTTCCAGGAGATCTTTGGCAGCTTGCAGCTGACCAAGCTGACTATGCTCTACTACGGATACAATGTGAACCTGGGCGAGAAGGTTGTGGATATTGCGCGGTGTACCACGCTTGAGGAGCTGCATCTCGACGATCACCATTTGCTGGGTGATTTCCTGCCCCGACTGATGAATCTGCCGCACTTCCGCCGCTTGGCCTTTTACACTCGGGACTACTATGAGTTCTTGCTCAGTTCGGTGGTCAGGCACAAGCCGCTGAAGGTGCAATCGCTTCTATTCAACGATTCCTTCTGGAGCAGTGAACGGGTGGCGGAAAGTATACTGCATATGACCAATCTACGTCGGCTGGTCCTGCAGGAGGATGACATCGACTCGCAGCAGCTGCACAGCATCTGCCACAAGTTGCCAAATTTGGAGGAGCTGCACCTTTTGGCGATGCGCGAAGTTCCCTCTCCCAGCCATCTGTGGAATTCTGTTGGTCACTGCCACCTGCTTAGGATCCTCAATCTATCGTCTACTAAGCTGAGCAGCCAGTCGGTGGATCTCAAAAACCCCTGCCTCTCAAAAGTTCTGCTCAATCGCAGGATTCCGCTGACCCTGCATCTCCACAACACTGGATTGGATCCCAGTAAA GTTCTGCGGGATTGCGATTGTGCTTCTCTAAGAATCTCCTTTGAGCCCATCCACTTGAATATTTGGAGTTCCCGGTTTGTGGAAATCGAATTCAGTCCAGACTTGTAG